A genomic segment from Leopardus geoffroyi isolate Oge1 chromosome A2, O.geoffroyi_Oge1_pat1.0, whole genome shotgun sequence encodes:
- the CA2H3orf56 gene encoding putative uncharacterized protein C3orf56 homolog → MGYAAPWSYTWAPFGGPLWMGRPPPAALVPSVWPRSISSFDPPVGSQRLATMASSVFPYPMGPPPPYSSVPPALSRDSCGHYTQRSFSLEEMPSPSIRMGLHSTVSLWAPALSPGPELCPLPPSPSADPQPDPGCPRSPRPPCRACHHLFQC, encoded by the exons ATGGGGTATGCAGCCCCTTGGAGTTACACGTGGGCACCCTTTGGCGGTCCTCTCTGGATGGGACGTCCCCCTCCAGCTGCCCTAGTGCCTTCCGTCTGGCCTCGGAGCATCTCCAGCTTTGATCCCCCAGTAGGAAGCCAGCGCCTGGCCACCATGGCCTCCAGTGTATTTCCTTACCCCATGGGACCCCCACCCCCGTACTCCTCAGTCCCTCCAGCTCTGAGCAGGGACTCCTGTGGCCACTATACCCAG AGAAGCTTCTCACTTGAAGAGATGCCAAGCCCTTCCATCAGAATGGGCCTCCACTCCACGGTCAGCCTCTGGGCACCTGCACTGTCCCCCGGCCCAGAACTgtgccctctgcccccttcccccagcgCAGACCCTCAGCCTGATCCCGGCTGTCCTCGCTCCCCTCGGCCACCCTGCAGAGCCTGCCACCATCTCTTCCAGTGCTAA